The region GATAAAATCCAAACGATCTTTGCACGCCGTCTCCGGTTAGAATGCCGATGTAGATTGGGTTTACGTCCTCAATGTAAATTTTGTGCCCGTTGTTCGTCGGGTATATGGGTTTTGTCAGCCCTAAATAATCAACCTGAGAATTGTATAAATTCAGTCCCGGGGCATAGTAGCCTGCCCCTCTCAGCAGCTGGTTCGCCTCTTCAGGGCTGCTCCAGTTGGGGTTCATCCATACAACGCATTGGAGGACAGGCGGGTCGATCAATTCGTTCCCATAAACATCTTCAAATCGCAAGGTGATGTGTTCGATACGCTTTTGATCATCGAGGTATACCTGGGGAATGGCATGGACGTAGGAATCTTCACTTATTTCATGAATGTAGAAACTTTCCTGGTGGTTTTGGCCATCGCCCGTTTTGTAAGTGACATTGTAAATACCTTCAGGCGCCCTGGCAGGTTCATAGACAAAACCGCCGACATCGACACCCAGGCTTTGGTTAAGCAGGGTTGCTGCATCGTCTGCAACCTCGATGCAATTCAGGGCAAGGGGCAAGTGGCCGGCAGCGGTTTTCTGGATGTAATCACATTCACTGTTTCCATTCCCAAATTCGTAATATCCATAGAACAAATCAAGAGGTTCCGGAAATGAAACATCGCCGCCAATCATTCCCTGCCCATCAACGAGGTCCTGTAATGTATAATTGTTCAGCGTTGTAGAATAGACGAGTTGAAAAAAATCATATGGGTCTTCTTCGTCGATCCAACTTCCATCATTGTCATGGTCTATTGGATGCATGCTGCCGCCGGCAGCGGTATTCGCAATGACATGAGGATCGAAGGCAAAATATTTAATATATTGCAATCTAAGGGTTGAATTGTATCCGTTTCGTTGGCGGTCGAGTTCCGCAAGAAGAAATTCCCAGGGCATGCGGCATTTAGCCTTGTGTTCCTCGTTGGTGGGATTGAAAGTGACGATGTCCTGCCAGTCTATATGGCCGTCGCTGTTGATGTCATCCGGGAAACCGTCACCATCCAGGTCATCGACAAGGCCGTCTCCATCTTGATCCTCTCCCGTGAGAAACGCCTTGGCAACGCTTCTCAGCACCATTTTTATGCCCTCATTGCTGACTTCACCCTCATCATAAAGATTGCCGATTGCATATCCGGAGGCAAGCAGCAACAGGGGATTGAACTTAGTGGTAAGCCTGAGGTTGGCCAAATCGTTCGCCGACGGAACCATGAATTCAAATCGAATCGTGTTTTCAGTATATTCTTCGTCCCTGACGCCGTCGTCATCGACATCGATGTCAACCCCTCCTGAAACGACGATATAAAGCGGCTCTTCGAGATTTTCCAAAGGAATAGAGACCTCGAAGCCACCGGCATTTGCAAGCGGGGTGCCGTCTCTTGTCAATCCAACCGCAATGGGAGTGGCGGGCTGCGTTGTAGAGGTGTCGAATTGATCATCGGCACGGTAGACGGAAACATTGGCGCCTATGATTGGCCCCATGACGACCTGAGCCTTGAATTTTGTCGACTGACCGGATCCCCCCCCACCACACCCTGAAAAAACTATGGTACCTGCTGCAGCGATTAAACCTATCAACAAATAGCGGAATTGAACCATTAATTTCATAGCACCTCCACATAAAGTTTCAGATACCGTATCTATTGGAACCAGCGTGTTCAATGGAAAGTATATGTGCTGTAAGGACTAATACTAAAAATACACACTACTGAAAACACTTTTTTATCATGCACATATTATGTATACCCCAGCGTTGCAAAAGCCTGAGGGCTTCAGAGTCAAGGCGTCTGAGGGTGAAGTCGTAGCGTTTTACTTCGAACCCTCAGCAACGCGGAATCTGAAGTCCTCAGGCTTTCCCGCAGGGTAAACAACATGGTAAAATAGACACAATCCTTAGAATTCACTTTATGTTGCATCCAGAAAGTAGCGCTGTCTATTTGATATCCATTGTAATAACAGACCATTATATACACTTTGCCATGTTGTTTATGCAACTATGGGGTTCATTGGGTTAGCGAGAAGCTCAACAAACGCAATAAACACAATGAACGCAACAAACGCAATTCGGCATAGTCCTTCCAGGGTGAAACCGGTGCCAAGTGATGCACGCCCTGGTATCCGCTCTATCTCCGGTTTAGCTTTTCTCAGCTCCCTTTGCCGTTGGCCGCCGGATAACTGCCCAGATTTTTCATGGTGATGGTCATGCCCTCCACTTTGTTGAGGACTTCCGCCACGTCGGGGTCGTTTTCGGTGCCCTCGAAATCGAGAAAGAAGCTGTAGTTGTCTGGTTCCGTGCGCAGCGGCATGGACGCGATACGGGTCAGGTTGATGCCGGCGTCGGCAAACAGCTGCAGGATGCCGTAAAGGCTGCCGGCCTTGTGCGGGGTTACGAATATGATGGACGTCTTGTCGCCGATCTTTTCATAAGCCTCTCTGGCGAGAAGCAGGAAACGGGTGGAATTGGCCGGACCGTCTTCGATGCCGCGCTTGATAATTTCGAGGTTGTAAAGCTCTGCGCTCAACTCGCTGGCAATGGCGGCAGCCGCTTTGAGATTTTCCCTTGCCAGCATTTTTGCCGCCCCGGCCGTATCATAGTAGGGCCTCGGTTCGAGGTGGTTGCGCATGAGAAACCCACGGCACTGTGCCAGGGCCTGGGGGTGCGAATAGACCAGGCGAATCTCCCGGTAATCCGTTGCTTCGGTCGCTAAAAGGCAGTGATTGACCGCTACCTTGGCTTCTCCGATCACTTTCAGGTTCGTTGTGGTGAGCAGGTCGTTCACCTGGGTGACGGCCCCTTCGAGGGAGTTTTCGACCGGGACGACGCCCAGGTCCAGGTACCCCTGTTCGACGCCTCGGAACACGTCGATGAATTCCATGCAGGGAATGTAGGCGCCGCCCGGAACCAGCGTCCGTGCCGCAACTTCCCCGTAGGCCCCGTGTTCGCCCTGAAAGGCCACCAGGGAACGATCCTCCTCCTGAAGCCGTTTGCTTTCATCGATGATGGTTTTGAGCAGATGCCGGGAAAAGGAGCGTTCGATCAGGTCCAGATTCATGTGTTCGATGCGTGCCAGCACATCCTCTTCACGCGCCGGGTCGGTGACGGTCTCCTTGAATTTTTTGGACCGCAGGGCCAGACCCATTCTTTCCTGGAGCAATACCAGAAGCTCCCTGTCGACTTTATCGATTTGTTTGCGTATCTCTTTCAATTTCATGGCCACCCTCTACTTGTGTTATATATGATGTTGTTATGTTGTGTTGTGTTCCGGTTGGTTGGAAACGTCTGCAGCGTTTTTTTCAATTGCTTTCTAGAAACGCTTTCAGCGGCCTGATTTGAGCCATGATGCCTTCGAACATTGCCGGCGTCAAGGCCTGGTCCGCATCGCACAGGGCTTCTTCGGGCCGGTTGTGGACTTCGATGATGAGCCCGTCGGCGCCGGCCGCCACGGCGGCGCTGCTCATGGGACCGATCAGGCTGATCCGTCCGGTGCTGTGTGTCGGATCGACGATAATGGGCAGATGGGTCAACTCCTTGATGGCCGGCACCGCACTCAGGTCCAGTGTGTTGCGGGTATACTTTTCGAAGGTCCGGATGCCGCGTTCACAAAGGATTACGTCGGGATTGCCTTCGCTCAGGATGTATTCGGCGCAGTTGAGCCATTCCTCCAGCGTGGAATACATGCCGCGTTTCAACAGAACCGGGCGGCCGGCTTTGCCGACTTCCTTGAGCAGGGCATAATTCTGCATGTTGCGCGTACCGATCTGAAGGACATCGGCAAATTCCGCCACCCAGCTGACATCGCGGGGGTCGATGACTTCGGTCACGATGGGCAGGCCGGTTTCCTCTCGTGCTTTTTCTAAAATTTTCAATCCGTTAAGGCCAAGTCCCTGGAAAGCATAGGGGGAAGTGCGGGGTTTGAACGCCCCGCCGCGCATCATATCGGCGCCGGCGGCTTTGACCGCCCTGGCGGTTTCAATGGTCTGTTTTTCGCTTTCGACGCTGCACGGACCGGCGATGACCACCAGTCCCTTGCCCACCTCGACGCCCCCGGCGTTGACGACGCTTCTCTCCTTCTGTTCAATCGATGCCAGTTTTAAATTTTTCATGTCTCAGTCTTTCAATCAAATGTCATTCAAGCCAAATAAAAAAGCCCCGGGTACCTGACCCGGGGCGATGAAATAAAAAACCCGGGTGGCTGTTCATGTCCACCCGGGATGCTGTTGTTATGGAAGCATCAGCTGTCCGGATGGACGCGTCTAAAGAAAAAATAGAAGCGTCCGAACGCAAATTTGTCGATGATTTTGTCTGTGTCGGTATTCATAGCTTTCTCCTGTGACGTGGGCATACTGGTTTCTTAAATGCTTGTCAACCGTAAAAAATCATTGGTTACAATTGACGGTCTCGTGTTGGAATCGACACAGCCTTCTAAAAACTGGATGGTTTTGATGGTTATCTCATGATTTTTTAAGAGAATTCATTTTCCAAATGATATTTTTGTGATTTGATTGTTTTTCAGACAAGGAGGTTTGGAATGAAAGTAAAAGGTCACGATG is a window of Deltaproteobacteria bacterium DNA encoding:
- the aroF gene encoding 3-deoxy-7-phosphoheptulonate synthase; the protein is MKNLKLASIEQKERSVVNAGGVEVGKGLVVIAGPCSVESEKQTIETARAVKAAGADMMRGGAFKPRTSPYAFQGLGLNGLKILEKAREETGLPIVTEVIDPRDVSWVAEFADVLQIGTRNMQNYALLKEVGKAGRPVLLKRGMYSTLEEWLNCAEYILSEGNPDVILCERGIRTFEKYTRNTLDLSAVPAIKELTHLPIIVDPTHSTGRISLIGPMSSAAVAAGADGLIIEVHNRPEEALCDADQALTPAMFEGIMAQIRPLKAFLESN
- the pheA gene encoding prephenate dehydratase, whose product is MKLKEIRKQIDKVDRELLVLLQERMGLALRSKKFKETVTDPAREEDVLARIEHMNLDLIERSFSRHLLKTIIDESKRLQEEDRSLVAFQGEHGAYGEVAARTLVPGGAYIPCMEFIDVFRGVEQGYLDLGVVPVENSLEGAVTQVNDLLTTTNLKVIGEAKVAVNHCLLATEATDYREIRLVYSHPQALAQCRGFLMRNHLEPRPYYDTAGAAKMLARENLKAAAAIASELSAELYNLEIIKRGIEDGPANSTRFLLLAREAYEKIGDKTSIIFVTPHKAGSLYGILQLFADAGINLTRIASMPLRTEPDNYSFFLDFEGTENDPDVAEVLNKVEGMTITMKNLGSYPAANGKGS